One Dietzia sp. JS16-p6b genomic window carries:
- a CDS encoding thioesterase family protein: MSLKSMLEAASAGGTVEIADGWTQGRAIYGGLTGALLLAAAKGRVRDASPSGVGAGSGDGVAAGSLHPLRSFTVSFVGPATTGGVEVDAEILRVGKNVTQARATLRQEGAIVATALAAFGRHRESTIAVAPRHPVPELPEPGTIEPFPYIEKVTPEFYRFLALRQVGGALPFSGAETGDLSGWAQLREAPEEFHEEHLLVLADAWPPATIQMLSGFAPASSLTWTLELVSEVGPDTIPPEAVFAYEATTDASRDGYAHTHAMLWGPDGALTAISRQTITVFG, from the coding sequence GCCGCCTCGGCCGGTGGGACCGTGGAGATCGCGGACGGGTGGACACAGGGCCGGGCGATCTACGGGGGACTGACCGGAGCCCTGCTGCTCGCGGCGGCCAAAGGCCGCGTGAGGGATGCGTCGCCGTCAGGGGTGGGGGCCGGGTCGGGAGATGGCGTGGCCGCCGGTTCTTTACACCCGTTGAGATCATTCACCGTCTCGTTCGTCGGCCCTGCTACGACGGGCGGCGTCGAGGTCGACGCGGAGATCCTCCGGGTCGGGAAGAACGTGACGCAGGCCCGGGCCACCCTGCGACAGGAGGGCGCGATCGTCGCCACGGCACTGGCGGCGTTCGGGCGGCACCGCGAGTCCACCATCGCCGTCGCGCCGCGACATCCCGTGCCGGAGTTGCCGGAACCCGGCACGATCGAACCGTTTCCGTACATCGAGAAGGTGACCCCCGAGTTCTACCGGTTCCTCGCGTTGAGGCAGGTGGGTGGCGCCCTGCCCTTCAGCGGAGCCGAGACCGGCGATCTGTCGGGCTGGGCGCAGTTGCGCGAGGCCCCGGAGGAGTTCCACGAGGAGCACCTGTTGGTGCTCGCGGACGCCTGGCCGCCGGCGACCATCCAGATGCTCTCCGGGTTCGCGCCCGCCAGCAGTCTGACCTGGACGCTGGAGCTCGTCTCGGAAGTCGGCCCCGACACGATCCCGCCGGAGGCGGTCTTCGCGTACGAGGCCACCACCGATGCCTCCCGCGACGGGTACGCCCACACGCACGCCATGCTGTGGGGACCCGATGGGGCACTGACGGCGATCAGCCGCCAGACCATCACCGTGTTCGGGTGA
- a CDS encoding DEAD/DEAH box helicase translates to MSRSFADLGVPSSLLDVLAGVDIVTPTPIQSATLPDAMAGRDVLGRGRTGSGKTYAFCLPLVTRLAASATAGGRRKRNAPRGLILAPTRELARQIDETLAPLAKAMGLKTTVIFGGVSQGRQVSALDQGVDIVVACPGRLEDLMGQRHCRMDSVEVSVLDEADHMADLGFLPGVTRILAATPAGAQRLLFSATLDQGVDKLVRKFLDNPVVHEVDDGSATPGATAHHVVHVDPDDRVRALADLAGVNERTVMFTRTKHGAKRLAKQLSGRGVTSVDLHGNLSQNARVRNLDAFSSGRASVLVATDIAARGIHVDDVGLVVHADPPAEHKAYVHRSGRTARAGAVGTVVTVATSDQVREVRSLLRSAGVTAGEIVLPVGANAATALAEAPEPPAHVPGDDAPAGRPSQGQGRQSHNRQRQGRAQSGQGQSRQGRERDGGGRGGHGQASSGSEGPRRRPRRPQSAGTQGSSGGHGSARQGSGRQGSAQGSGGQRSAATHTIAQSAGQPRGGERRRASRPAG, encoded by the coding sequence TTGTCACGTTCCTTCGCCGATCTCGGCGTTCCTTCCTCCCTGCTCGACGTCCTCGCGGGCGTCGACATCGTCACCCCCACCCCCATCCAGTCGGCCACGTTGCCCGACGCGATGGCCGGACGCGACGTCCTGGGCCGGGGCCGCACCGGCTCCGGCAAGACCTATGCGTTCTGCCTCCCCCTGGTCACCCGCCTCGCCGCGTCCGCGACCGCCGGCGGTCGCCGGAAGCGCAACGCCCCGCGTGGGCTGATCCTCGCCCCCACCCGCGAGCTCGCTCGCCAGATCGACGAGACGCTCGCGCCACTGGCCAAGGCGATGGGCCTCAAGACCACCGTGATCTTCGGCGGCGTATCGCAGGGGCGCCAGGTCAGCGCGCTCGACCAGGGGGTCGACATCGTGGTGGCCTGCCCGGGTCGGCTCGAGGACCTCATGGGGCAGAGGCACTGCCGCATGGATTCGGTCGAGGTGAGTGTCCTCGACGAGGCCGACCACATGGCCGACCTGGGCTTCCTCCCGGGAGTGACCCGGATCCTGGCGGCCACGCCCGCGGGTGCGCAGCGGCTTCTCTTCTCCGCGACCCTGGACCAGGGTGTGGACAAGCTCGTCCGCAAGTTCCTCGACAACCCGGTCGTCCACGAGGTCGACGACGGCTCCGCCACCCCCGGCGCGACCGCCCACCACGTCGTCCACGTGGACCCGGACGACCGCGTCCGCGCACTGGCGGATCTGGCCGGGGTGAACGAGCGCACCGTCATGTTCACCCGCACCAAGCACGGCGCCAAGCGACTGGCCAAGCAACTCTCCGGCCGCGGCGTGACCAGCGTCGACCTGCACGGCAACCTGTCGCAGAACGCGCGGGTGCGCAACCTCGACGCGTTCTCCTCGGGCCGGGCGAGCGTGCTCGTGGCCACCGACATCGCGGCCCGCGGTATCCACGTCGACGACGTGGGACTGGTCGTCCATGCCGATCCGCCCGCCGAGCACAAGGCGTACGTGCACCGCTCGGGTCGGACCGCGCGTGCAGGTGCCGTCGGCACCGTCGTCACCGTGGCCACCTCCGACCAGGTCCGCGAGGTGCGCTCGCTCCTGCGGTCGGCCGGGGTGACCGCGGGTGAGATCGTGCTCCCCGTGGGTGCGAACGCCGCTACCGCACTGGCCGAGGCCCCCGAGCCCCCCGCCCACGTGCCCGGGGACGACGCGCCCGCGGGCCGCCCGAGTCAGGGCCAGGGCCGCCAGAGCCACAACCGACAGCGTCAGGGCCGCGCCCAGAGCGGGCAGGGCCAGAGCCGCCAGGGCCGGGAGCGGGACGGCGGCGGACGCGGTGGCCACGGGCAGGCGTCGTCCGGGTCGGAGGGGCCCCGTCGCCGCCCCCGTCGCCCCCAGAGCGCCGGAACCCAGGGTTCTTCCGGTGGCCACGGTTCGGCGCGTCAGGGTTCGGGGCGTCAGGGATCGGCGCAGGGTTCCGGAGGCCAGCGTTCGGCCGCCACCCACACGATCGCCCAGAGTGCGGGGCAGCCGCGGGGCGGCGAGCGCCGGAGGGCCAGCCGCCCCGCCGGCTGA